Proteins encoded together in one Candidatus Nitrosocaldus cavascurensis window:
- the hisG gene encoding ATP phosphoribosyltransferase gives MIKFAIPKGSIEEATYRFIEQAWFSLHGKGRSYRVRVNDPEIQMKILRPQEIPTFVSNGLYDIGITGKDWVTETSADVKVMLDLEYGWVRLVYAIPKSSNYNTLAEMLKDYADKGRTLRISTEYLNISSKYIMGNEEYKRLYGDKEPMVITPWWSNGSNSKVQIILSFGATEAKPPEDTDAIIDITETGTTLEQNNLKPVESIMESTAVLIANKESLKDPKKRVKIYDVLTLLKGVVDSRKKLHIFANVKAENLQELLKSLPALKRPTVSPLSEEGWYAVNTVISKDEFVRILPMLRRLAQGLVVHEPRQILALEEIMKDEEST, from the coding sequence ATGATAAAGTTTGCAATACCCAAAGGCAGTATAGAAGAGGCTACTTATAGGTTCATAGAGCAGGCATGGTTCTCCCTGCATGGTAAAGGGAGAAGTTACAGGGTTAGAGTTAACGATCCAGAGATACAGATGAAGATACTCAGACCTCAAGAGATACCAACATTTGTAAGCAATGGGCTCTACGATATAGGTATAACTGGCAAGGACTGGGTGACTGAGACCAGTGCAGATGTCAAGGTTATGCTTGATCTTGAGTATGGTTGGGTTAGGCTGGTCTATGCTATACCTAAGAGCAGTAACTACAATACACTTGCAGAGATGCTTAAGGATTATGCAGATAAAGGTAGAACCTTAAGGATATCCACAGAGTACCTCAACATCTCAAGCAAGTACATTATGGGCAATGAGGAGTATAAGAGGCTATATGGTGATAAGGAACCAATGGTCATAACACCATGGTGGAGTAATGGTAGCAATAGCAAGGTTCAGATCATACTATCATTTGGTGCAACTGAGGCAAAGCCTCCAGAGGATACAGATGCAATAATAGATATAACAGAGACAGGTACAACGTTGGAGCAGAATAACCTCAAGCCAGTAGAGAGTATAATGGAGTCAACTGCAGTGCTTATAGCAAACAAAGAATCGTTAAAGGATCCAAAGAAGAGGGTGAAGATATACGATGTGCTAACACTCCTCAAGGGTGTGGTTGATAGCAGGAAGAAGTTGCATATATTTGCAAATGTCAAGGCTGAGAACCTTCAAGAACTGCTCAAGAGTCTTCCAGCACTGAAGAGACCTACAGTAAGCCCATTGAGTGAGGAAGGTTGGTATGCAGTTAACACAGTGATAAGCAAGGATGAGTTTGTAAGGATACTCCCAATGCTAAGGAGGTTAGCACAAGGGCTTGTTGTGCATGAACCTAGGCAGATACTTGCATTGGAGGAGATAATGAAGGATGAGGAGAGTACCTAG